The genomic segment TAACGTTTTAACCTAACATGTAATTTTGTCTGTATAACTATttaaactttaagttttggcaTGCAAAAAACAGGTTGGATCTCCATTGCATCAGATATTTCTCAAGTACTCCAACATTATTGGACATGTAGAGAGATTTTGTTCCTTTTTCGTTGATGAAGGTAACGTCTCATATAATGTATGTGCTTAGATTTATTTGTAATCACTAAGTCTGCTAAGACATACGTGCATGTTTTCAAAGACAGTCAACAAAGCTCCAATTATGTATTTGAAGTATGTCAAGAATTTGAAATATGAGATTGAGTATCCTCAATTTAGGAGTTACTGTTCCACTTAAGTCCCATTGAATGTTATGAGTGATGTATAGCTCAATTCTACGATTAAATCTTTGTCCATTGTTGAAAATTGGTATTTTTGGATCCTTTCAACTAAAGATTGTATCCTGTGTGACATCTTTTTGCTAGACCTAACAGGGATTCAATCATATCTAGATTAGTGCTTGGTAAaagtgttcttttttttttttgtatcaagTTTCAAATGGTTTTCAAACTCAGATTTTCTTCTTTGTGAAGTTATATGGAAATTAGATTTCAATTTGCATTCCTTTTTAGAAACAAACAACTGTGGGGGAATCAACAACTCATTCATTTGGCTGTCAAACAACATCTCCATCCATTACCGAAATGTtaaaaaatgtttgaaaatgtAAAACACAAGGCGGACGCATCTTGGTCTTAATAGCTCACCTAAATCTTTGTTTATGTTCCCTGTGGTGACTGGCTACAGTTCTAGGAAATGGCTTAGAGTGAGCATGGTGTGCATGTTAGATATGATAGTCAAACCTTAATTGGATTCTTAATTAGTTGAAACAAGTTTGTTTGGCATACCAATTTTATTATTGATTATGATACTTTTTGGTGCAAAATTTGATTCAGACTTTCATCAAGTTCCTATTTTAGACAATATCCAAAAGGAAAGCTCCTTTGGCATGTTGGTCTAACAAGAGATGAGAGGCACTGTTTGGAGAACGTGTAACTAGCTTGACCATCTAAATTACTACATTAAGCTTGCAGTAATGGTTATTCAGTAGGGACATAATGTAAATTTAATGGACCCCTAAGTTATAGCTGAGTGCACTGTTAACAATGTGCAAGTCAACTTTATTAATCGTGGTAGAATACGTGTTGCCACAGGAATAAAAAGGTCATTGCAGCGTGGCTGATTGTCATTCATTTCATAGATCATCCTTCAACTGTTGTTGTGTTGCTAATCAGTTATTATTTTGCAGCGCCAGTGGATTTTTCACATATGATATCAGAATCAGCACTTTATGAGAGTATTGAGACCAATGGGGTATTTATTGGAGGAGGTCAATATGGAAAAATTTATGTGCACACTGTAGAGGATGGGGATCCTACAGGGCTACCGCCAGGAAGCTATGCTTTCAAGATACAGCGTCAGGGCTATTATCAATATGTAAAGGTAATATGCTTTATCCATTTTCATGATAAGGCAATATAAATTAGATACTTAGTTTTCAGTTTCATGATATTGAATTTATTTTAGTTTCATTACATTGAATAGGCGGAGATACAATTTAGATCAGAATACAGACTTCTGTATGCGGATACATTGCTCAAATTGGTGGGCTTTGGACTCGATGATGCTTGCAGAAGAGCATGCTTGGTCATGGAGTATATCAGTGGTGGTCAACTGAAACACAAGTTACATGGTATCTTTCTTCATTTGATTTACTTTTGCTATATTTTGATTGCATAAAACCTTCACTTCGTGTTTTTCCCTTATTGCTTGTTGCTATCCCGGTAAAATATGTTTGTACATAtccagaaaaaaatgaaatatatttTGTATTAAGACAAATCTACGGTAATTGTGTTGGACATCCTTGTTTGTTGTGAATGCTAAATTGTTTGTCTCATTTGATcgtttaaaatttaaatatctAAATTTGTTCCCTACTAAATGCAATCATGAGGTTTCCTTTATTTAGTTGATTGAAAAATTTATTACAGATGACACAACATGATTTGGCATGTTACCGGTTTGATGTTCTTATTTTGTTTGTTCTTTTGCGTCTTGAATTCACTAGAGGAAGAGTGGGATAGATAAGAAGACTTCTGTAGTTCCCATATTCCTTGGATACACTTCCCATTTAATTACGCGCACGTTCATTTTGTCCCATTTACCTTTCTTTATATGTCAtgatttaagaagtcaaaaatATCTTACCCCACATATCCCTCAAAAACAATATTCACCGGAAAAAATGTTCTTTTCCGGAGTGTGTGGTTTACCAATGATCTGACGATGGATTGCAGCGCGGTTGGCTTGATGATAACAGTAAGGTAGATTCTTCTACTCGGGGAAACCTTATATAATATGGTTGAAGATGATGGGCTCATGGTCTCTTTTGGGTCCTTTTAAGTACTCTTTTTTTTGCCGTATGATGAAGATCGAAATAAATCTGAGAGTCTATAAAAGTTCCATAGAAATAAATGTATCCGAATTCTTCCACCATATGCATAAGAAAAATTGGTTTctgcatttgatttttttttccaggtGTTTTTATAATTGGTGGAATTTAAAAGTCATtctgttatattttttttgttacagCGTTTGCATTACCAGAATGTTGACAAAACGAAAAGCAACTTGATTAgttgaattttaatttttgtggTTCTTTAAGAAGAAATTGTTCAATTAGACCAGCTTCTTGATGCTTATGTGCTAGCGAACTGTTGTCATCTAGTGAGAAAACAATAATGTGAGCAGCAATGAAAGAAATGCAAGAATAGTATGCATACTGACATGAAAATAAAACAGAGAACTACTATCCTATGTGAAATTACACAGTACTTTTTGTCGTCAAGTCTAGACAGCTTTTCAACTGCGAGAATCTTTACAGAAAAACTTTTAGTCCATGCTTCAAGGCAAAtgaccttttccttttttttttaccccgTAACGTAACTCAATAACTGTTTTCTGGTGCAGATTTGGAATTACAGTCAATCGTGAAAGTTTTGCATGATATAGCCTATGGACTACATTTGGTCCATTCACACTTTCCCGATCCCATTATTCATGGTGACCTCAAGCCAGAGAATGTCTTATTAAAAGTAAGATTAACTCTTGTAAAATTAGGGATATACATTGACATTTAATTCAACATTTTGACATGATGTTGATATTTTATTCCAGGGTGATAAGGCTTTGCTGTGCGACTTTGGCACGGTCACTTCTGTTGGTGAACGTCGTCGTCGATCTGATCCTGTCTACGATGGTCAATGCTGGGGTAGGCTATCCAACTCTTACTTCATTGCTTTCATGATAATATCTTGCAATTTCTATTTCTTGCACCACTCAAGTGTTTTATAAAACTttagggataatatcagaaaccatCCTTGAgttttctcttaatatcacttgGCACCATTGAAGTTTtagaaatatcacttaccttcCCCTAGTAATTGTAAAAAGATTATATTAACCCTCACTTGACACATTATTCATATTTCTATATGGAATCAAACAGCATTAGAATGTTAATTGGTCtggattttatcttttttgcttttttattttttattttcctttgaaTAGAGTATGCAATTTttgaattaaatattttaaGCTCAGATGATTTTAAAAATGTTTTTACTTTCATTATTCGGACAAAATTTTGCCATAACTCTCTTTAGTTTGATTGTTCTCATGACCAACACGATTAGTATACAACGATTTGTATACATAAACTTTGTTAAAGGAGTCATAGTCTCTATCTATGTGGGCATATCTTTTCCTATATTTATCCAAAACTCTACTATTTTTTTCCCAGGGTTCGTCAATTGCACAAAGACTGAGGTCTACTTCATTGgggttttgttatttgaaatgaTCACCAATGTCTCAGTTAAATATGACGAGAATGATTCCCTTATAGAAAGAGTTAATAGGCTGATCCCAGATTCAAGTGCATGTGAAGATCAAGTTCAAAAAAGACTATTGCAGCCTGGATATGATAGACAGTTACTAGCACAACTAATTGAATTGGGGAAAAAATGCATTTATAAAGAGGAAACAAAGCGTCTAGCTGCATTTCAGGTTGCTGATGTGTTGCATAGCTTAATGACTGAGAATGAGTAGGCCCATAGATATGTAAGATCAAGAAAAACGTTTGATTAATTATGTAGTTTTAATTTGCTGTATGTCACGATATCTATCTATGTTCAAGAATGTCAGACTGTCTTTGTTTGGAtttaacaaatttttgaaaaactatttTTGTCTTTCATGATTACGGTGATTAACTCCCAAAACAACtctaaaaaaaatccaaaaaatgacacctaaaaaaaaaattctcaccTTTATTCTTTTACATGCTACCTATCAACTGTGACGATCCCATCTcaccctagggcgaaccctagagTTTAGCGGATCGCCAGTCTGACTCCTGTCatgactcactcactcacattaaTTCCAGAGATAACATTAATTTTGATTAACTACTAACAATCCATTCAAGCTTATATTTCCCCAACCAAAACAAGAGTTATCTTAACTATATCAATTAATATGTACATTCCTTAAAATAATAAATCTGCATGACTTTActtcaaatacaaaaaattcaccaatgtaGAACTCTAAGTTTCGAACTTATACTACTGACTTCTCACACATAGGGATGGCAACGCGGCGAGTTTGGGGCGGGGGATCCCTTCCCCATCCTAGGCCCCATTGCCAAAAAACTCCTCCTACCCCTACCCCGTCCCTCACCTCTGTTGCCCCTACCCTCCCCCCACGGCCCATCCCGCTTTCTCCGCgggtgataatttagtttttttttctagaacCTTTTATTCAATAGATCAAAACTAAATTCAAAGAATAAAATACAATACGAAactggaaaaagtgaaaaaaatgaaaaatgaaaaaataaaagtgTTAAAATAAAACACCAAGAAAATTAAGAAACTCAATTGGATTATAtaaataatatttgaaaatactcatagaatACATAACATGCTTGTACCAAATATCAACTAGGAAATTGAATAGAAATGGGATAAATGTTATGTTTAGTTGCCAATTAttctaaatttattattattagattatataatattttacatttatttatattaataaattgaaGTGGGGGACGGGACGGGGGATGAGATGGGGGTATCGTCCCCCGCTTCCCGCCCCATTTTAAATGGGGGGAGAAAAATTCCCCCCGTCCCCGTCCTCACCCCGCCTCATCCTCCTTCCTATTACTCCTCTCATGGGACGGGTACCCGTATGCAGCCGTTTCTATTGCCATCCCCATTCACACACTCGCCTTCCACtcatgtaaggaaaacaaatagaaggGTTGAGCTGATACTCAGTAACGTTCCAAGTGAACCCATCCATCCCACAATAATCATAGCAATCACAAATCAATTATAAagcatgatatatatatatatccattagcaatataaaacaaataacacatTCAATGTGAAAGGATACTGTACTGATATAGGCTGTAGATGTGGCTTCCATCCGATTCAATACATAGCACTTACTCATGTTTAGTGATTTAGTGTCATTTCCCAAGCAACAGTACCCAACATTCTCGGTGATCCAATGTTCGGTGATCACCTTGGTGGGTCATATTCAAGTATACCAATAAACGGTACACAAGGAAAATCGGCCTACTCGATCGAATCCGTTGCTGGCTCGAATAGGCCGACCGTCGTTAGGGTTTGGGCCCAAAACGGTCATGCATAGTTAACAGTAGCAATTAAACAATTGATGGTTCCAAAAGTAagtaggtcaagtgcgataaagtacacactaaTATTTTatcagtgaataataatagcaaTTTAAGTTGAAAATTCAAACAATTAGACATAGCAATCCGTCAGTTCACCAAGCAACAAGCCACAACCATACTTTAATATTTAATCATGATACATACAAGAAACACTCACTCAATCAAGTGGACAGTCACGCCTTGACTTAGGGGTTTTCTTCTAACTCACCACTGACTCTTGAGACATACCCAAGCTATAATTACTCGACCTTTCGACAAAACTAACTTTCTTTCCAAACTACTAAATTATCTTAGTCAAAATATGTGACATAACACATAACTCTAGTTTCAAAAGGGTTATCAAACATGGAGGTAAAAATGTATAGAGTTTTTGCAACCAAATTCTTGAAATAAGGTTGGAAAATTTGCCCTCACTCTCGACttcttttgacaaaaaatttttcatctagattatttcaaaatttctcCAAAAACTAGTGAATTTATTCATGCATGTTTTGATTGAAACATTAAAAGTTCAATAAACCAATGTGTGCAAGCTTGCAGCCAATATTTTAGTATTAAATctagaaagaaaatggtgattatGGTGACTCTCGGGCTCCAAGCAGAAACTCCAGCATTACCACTCCAATTCCCTTATAACTTTTGGATTTAGCACATCAAAATTTGACAATAACTTTTAACAAAGTTTCTCGGTTCAAGGCTAGAAGTTTCCTCCAAAAGAAAGTTACATGCAAGTGGATTTTTAACCCAAAACTCAACTTTTTTTCACGGTTCAGGCATAAATCATGCATTATATCATGAAGTAATTATAAAGCATGAATCTCCTTGAAAAACTTTGACAAAAATGGAAGCCACAAGCTGGAAAACATAGTTTCACCCTATGGTTCAGACAAGAAAATTCCCAGCAAGTCTCTCTTCACTTTTCTCACCAAAACAGCACCTCACTTACTCACTTTCAATCATAAATCACACAATAACAGGCTTGTAACATGATATAAGGTATTAATTAGGCATCCCAGCAAAACTCGGCAAAGAAATTTGCATTTAAGAGCTCAAAACTCAAGCCTCTTCCATGGTTCCAAAGCtcgaaaaaatttcagcaagaAGGTAGTTTGCCAAGTGAACCTTCCTCCAACgaaactttttatttttcactcaaaccCAACATGCTTGTAAAGATTAGTGAGTTGTAAAGTATATCGaacaaaaatctgaaattttgcaggcaaaaGTCGtggaaaaactggaaaaattcccTCTCTCCCTCACTCGGCCAGTCAAGCAAGATTTCCAACAGTTCCTTCAAACTTTTTCCATCTAAGTTATCAACTTCCTACTAAATTCAAAGGGAAACGTACTGTATATATCATGCAAAGCAAGAATAAGACATATATCATACATTCCTAGAAAaaccttttccaaaattttgaatgaaaagCTGTGGAACAAGATTGTCCGTATCATGCTTAACACACGGCTTCAACCTGGAAATTTCAGCAGCTACCAGCTCACATACATTCTATATTTTCACCAAGATTCATATATCAAAAGGGCTTCAAGATTTTCTAGCAACTTGCAGCAAAACAAGAGCcacaatttggaaaaaaaaaagagtcacctCTAGTTCGGTCCAAACGGGGAAATTTCCGGCAATGAAACAAGTTTCTACTACCAATTTCTACTTCAATCCAACCTCAAACCAAACATGCATCCAAATCCCTCTAAAGTATATAGAAAGGTTGAAGTTTCTAGCCATTTTACCTTATTTTTTTGCTACAACTCAAGCTAGAAGTTAGCTCACCTTCCTACTTTCTCCTCGGCTGGAAATGGAGGCAAGACAAAGTGTTTCTCTCAGTTGCAAATGGAGACAAGGCACTATGGTTTCTCTCGGCTGAAGTGGAATAAGACAAGGAGATTCTCTCAACTCTTTCCCTTTAGTTTCTCTCGGTTAGAAATAGAGCAAGACATAAAGTTTCTCTCTATTCTTCTCTCGGTTGGAAATGGAGCAAGACTAAAGAAAATTTGACCAAAgagttcttcttttttttgtcatGCAATGATCTACACTTGGCACTAACATTTCACCATTTGTTAAGCATGCATAAGTCAAGAACTGATCTAACAATTACCCCCACACTTTTGTGTTATTGTTTATACCCCTACTATTTCTTATCCTAACTAGTGTTAATTTTTATAAGGGTTGATCCTACACTAATTGAGAGTATATTCAAATTGTTTAAACAGAAGAAATTAAAAGAGAggataaatttgaaaaaacttaaaaaattataccaatataattaaaatttaagatttatttaacaatagttcaatgTATGACAAAATATGTAGATCATTCAAGAATTGCGTTTTTGTGAAATATGGATCttgaaataataatagaaatttatattagaaattGAATGATATATGgatagaaataaatgtaattgcatgtattatttgattttaaaatgaaatacttacaaatattatacattcgatttgataatcttgtacAAAGGTGCGAACATTTTTTACATCAATTAACTTTTAATATGAAAATTAATATTGGTGGTTTAACTAATTCTATTGAATTTTGTAGAGTTcgtaatacaaaaaaaatgttCAGTAAGACTTGTATTTCTTGGAAATGAACTTGTGAacctttttaaaatatttcgGTGGGATCACTATAGTGTAAGATTCATTCTGTGATCAGTTGTTTTCTTCTTTGTAATTTTACAAGTTTGGAATTAAGATACCATTGAAATCAATGATATAACCAATGGGGGCCACAACCACCCCtctcaagttttaaaaattttaatttatattatgtaaATATTTGTGTAAAATAAAGTTGGTCCTCctaatttttttacaattttagtttatattatgagaacatatgtgtgtgtgtgtatatgcgTGCGTGTGTGTATGAATTAACTacatttgaattattttttctcaaaaaagttatttattttttacattcctttataattaaagttaatatttggtatttttagatgtcatatatttaaatagatgaaaattattttaaaataaaatacttacAAACATGATGCATTCGGTTTGATAATTTTGTACAAAGATGCAAAGATTTTTTTACATCAATCAACTTTTAGTATGAAAATCAATATTGgtggtttaattaattctgttgaattttgtaaagttcatactaaaaaaaaaaaaagttcaataAGACTTGTATTTTTTAGAAGTGAATTTGCTAAaccttttaaaaatattttagtgGGTTCACTATGGTATAAGATTTATTTTGTGATCAGTTGTTTTCTCCTTCATAATGTTGCAAGTTTGAAATTAATACGCCATTGAAATCAATGATGGAACCAATGGGGGGCTAATGTGGGCCATAGCTCCTTCTCTCTAAGTTTTAAAAGTTTTAATTCATAttgtgtaaatatttgtataaaataAAGTTAACCCTtcaaattttttacaattttaatttatattatgggaatatatatatgtatctatgtgtgtgtgtgtgtgtgtgaattaactatccttgaattaattttttcttaaaaatgttATTTATGTTTTACATCtctttataattaatattaaaatttgatatttttagatgtcatatatttaaatagatcaaaattattttgaacataacatataaaaataattatgttaggaaaaattttaacccctttagaaaaaaaaatcttggtttCGTCACTGATTGAAATACTTGTAAGTGGGATTCATCCATGATAAGAGTATGATACATAatcttttttttaactttatttaatttgtgtgatgACAAATGAAAATAGGTAAAATCGGTTTGTGATCATCAATTTTGTGAATGATTATGAGAGTAAAATACATTATGACAATAAGATATGTAGAATTGtgaaaattgtaatttaaacAAACTCCTAAATTTTGGATATGTGACTTTCGTAGTTGCAAGTTTCTTAAATTAGCGGTTAGTTATTGCTATCAGGAAACAAATCTATTCCTTTATGCGGGGTGATAAGTGTTAGTAGTAAATGTGAGAAGTGAATTGGAATTTGCAGATATTATTTTGCAGGAGTGGTCATTATCTGTTAGTTAAAATTAAGTTTTAATTTTGTGGATTAATGGGTTATGTAAATTGAAGAGTGAAAAGGGATAAGGAGAAGATAAGAgttattgaattaaaataaatctaaaattatagtaaaaaaaGTTTTAGATTTCTAACGCTTGTGGAAACTCCTCGTTAAAAACCTGCTCTCTAATACATTTATGTGATGACAAATGCAAATGGGTAAAATGAGTTAGTGATCATCAGTTTTGTGAATGATTATGAGAGTAAAATACATTATGACAATAAAATATGTAGAATTGTGAAAATTGTAATTCAAATATACTCCTAAATTATGGATATATGACTTTCATAGTTGCGAGTTTTTTAAATTAATGGTTAATTATTGtgagttttttttaaaatacgTAGAATTGTGAAAATTGTAATTCAAACAGACTCCTAAATTTTGGATATATGACTTTCGTAGTTGCGAGTTTTTTAAATTAACAGTTAATTATTGCTATCAGTAATATAGTAAGTGTGAGTATTATTATTAGTGATATGATAAGTGTCGTTAGTAAATGTGAGAcgtgaattgaaatttgcagaTATCATTTTGCATGGGTGGTTATTATCTGTTTGTTAAAATTTAggaattttaattttatggGTTAGTGAGTCACGTAAATTGAAGAGTGGAAAGGGATAAGGAGAAAATAAGGGTtattaaattcaaataaatctaaaattataAAAAGAGATTCAGATTTCTGACACTCGTGGAAGCGTCTGGTCAAAAACCTGCTATCTAATATATATAGGTATAGATTGTAGGTGAAAGGTCAGAATATGAATTAACAAAATGAGGATAAAGTTCTTAATTTGCGTAGGTAGTTCTTGATAACCGCAACAATGTTTCTTCCTGTTCTTTATCATCAGAgtcatttattaaaaaaaaaaaaaagggattttgCCCCCACCAATAATCAAAGTTCATGTGAATTAAAGAGTTGCTTTAGTAAGGGGATTTATTCAAGAATTAACGATATATTTTTACACAGTTTTGAAAACCTATGTATTTAACAAATTCCTTTTTACCAAGCCCAGTAATTTCAGACGTGCCAAGGACAGGAGAAAAGCCTGGAGTAGTGAAATAAGACccatttttctaattttaccTTAGATTGATAAGCTCCTCGACTCGAATAGTAGCGGACTTATGGAATTGGAATTTGAATTCCTACCTCCAACTAAAGAATTCAAAGCTCAAAATTGGGACAGGTAGAATTGCAATTCAGCTCTAAATCCACAAACCAATTCGCTACCCAAACAACAGAATTGGAATTGGGAAGCACCAAACACACCGTAAGGGAAAAATTGCATGTAATTAAGTGATAGTTGATGATGTGACCGCCAATTAACCTTTCAAGGTACTAAACAATTCGCAACAGAATTGAACCTTAAAAAAGGCTCCTtgaaaaaaaaaccttaaaaaAGGCTTTAACAAAGAGAACATACAGATCAAACAATAAACTCTCAAGTTTACCAAAAACAAAGGACAAATTGACTGCATAGGTAAATGACAGGTTGTCGACacttgtgcaataataaaaatgaacCTAGTTGTCAATTAAAGTAGTTGTAACCCAATTCTAAGTACTGGAGTAGGGACTTTGGATGTATAATAAGTTatttgattcaccctgtttcAGAAGAATTtacttaatccgatataccagaatgaGATTGCTTATTCACAAAAAATTATTGATTTGTATAAAGGACAAGTaaggtcgtctcctcagggattgaagatatttgtctcttttgcAATTCAAGTAACAAGAGGGGTGCTTTTGTATAAATGGTGACAATTAAAACAGTTCAAATAGGAACAAATAgctaactaaaaattaaatgacaatttactaaaatcagattaATAATAACTAAAGATCTAGCTAAGAAATAACTTCGGCAAcagttcacctaattgatcatcaatGCAAAggtaattccaattatttactaataaataggttataaatGCCAAACACATGAtaacagtcaacccctccttactgtgtcggtgattaaggtacgtccgttaatcactgctctaattgagaaataattttaGGTACGCCCgaaagatttaattccccaattaccttacgtattagaggaggactattctaaccaaacaatacactaccagggttattttagattagcctgcGCATTTCCCTAACATaaatccaatcatgccagttgtcactattttatagcaattaaacaattacgaatttaatGCTCCAATTGACAATAGGTTACTAAATCAATTCATTATCCAGatccaaaataatcaattaattaaacaaccatAAGCACTGCAATCAGAGAAtatacaaataccaataaataagaggaataaataaaattaattcgatctcataATTTTTAGACGAACCAAAACCTCCGTAGTTCTTTGGctagaaaaagagatttagttcatctcTATGGAGAAAATCCCACGCGAAAATTCAGAAGTCATTATCGAAGACATTCCTCCAAAATTCGATAAAGTAAATCGGTTCaatgaatagtaaataaaaaatCCACTAAGCCAAAGAATGACCATTTCTTTCTACTTTCCTCTAACATACGATGAATAGACCCCATAAAAaagacgaaaaagaaaaagtcaagagAAAACCTAAAGTAGTACAAAATTCTCTGCTCTTTTCCTTACTAAAATCCTATATATTCTCTATTTCCTA from the Coffea arabica cultivar ET-39 chromosome 11e, Coffea Arabica ET-39 HiFi, whole genome shotgun sequence genome contains:
- the LOC140021779 gene encoding probable LRR receptor-like serine/threonine-protein kinase At1g74360 — translated: MISESALYESIETNGVFIGGGQYGKIYVHTVEDGDPTGLPPGSYAFKIQRQGYYQYVKAEIQFRSEYRLLYADTLLKLVGFGLDDACRRACLVMEYISGGQLKHKLHDLELQSIVKVLHDIAYGLHLVHSHFPDPIIHGDLKPENVLLKGDKALLCDFGTVTSVGERRRRSDPVYDGQCWGFVNCTKTEVYFIGVLLFEMITNVSVKYDENDSLIERVNRLIPDSSACEDQVQKRLLQPGYDRQLLAQLIELGKKCIYKEETKRLAAFQVADVLHSLMTENE